The proteins below are encoded in one region of Apium graveolens cultivar Ventura chromosome 4, ASM990537v1, whole genome shotgun sequence:
- the LOC141718047 gene encoding putative glucose-6-phosphate 1-epimerase, with protein sequence MISDADGSSKIILTEPTGSTAEVLLFGGQVTSWKNARREELLYMSNKSVRKSPKGIRGGIPMCFPQIGNLGLLEQHGFARNRLWSVDKDPSPFSSATNQSTVDLITKSTEEDLKTWPHRFELRLRISVSAGKLSLVPRVRNVDSKAFSFMFALRNYFSVSDISEVRVEGLETLDYLDNLQQGDRFTEQADAITFDGEIDRVYLSTPTKIAIIDHEKKRTIVLRKEGMVDAVVWNPWDKKAKALPDIADDDYKTMLCVDSAAVETHIVLKPFEEWKGRQELSTVSSSYCSGQLDPRKVLHGLS encoded by the exons ATGATTAGCGACGCTGACGGATCCTCCAAAATTATCTTGACTGAGCCTACTGGATCAACTGCTGAG GTCCTTCTGTTTGGTGGGCAGGTTACTTCGTGGAAGAATGCACGAAGAGAAGAATTGCTTTATATGAGCAACAAG TCAGTTCGGAAATCACCCAAGGGCATAAGAGGTGGTATACCCATGTGCTTCCCGCAG ATTGGAAATTTGGGTTTACTGGAGCAACATGGATTTGCAAGGAACAGATTGTGGTCAGTGGATAAAGATCCTTCACCATTTTCTTCAGCAACTAATCAATCAACAGTAGATCTTATAACAAAATCAACTGAAGAAGATCTGAAAACTTGGCCGCACAG ATTTGAGTTGCGTCTTCGTATTTCTGTTTCTGCTGGAAAACTCAGTCTGGTCCCCCGAGTTAGAAATGTCGATAGCAAGGCCTTCTCATTTATGTTTGCACTGCGTAATTACTTCTCCGTATCAGACATCAG TGAAGTACGAGTTGAGGGACTAGAGACACTTGACTACTTAGATAATCTGCAGCAGGGGGATAGGTTTACGGAGCAGGCAGATGCTATTACCTTTGATGGCGAG ATTGATCGAGTTTATTTGAGTACACCAACGAAGATTGCCATAATAGACCACGAGAAGAAGAGAACTATTGTGCTACGTAAAGAAGGCATGGTAGATGCAG TTGTTTGGAATCCTTGGGACAAAAAGGCTAAGGCTCTACCAGATATAGCAGACGATGACTACAAAACTATGTTGTGTGTGGATTCTGCTGCTGTTGAAACACATATAGTCTTGAAGCCATTTGAAGAGTGGAAGGGCCGTCAAGAGCTCTCCACTGTGTCCTCGAGTTATTGCAGTGGGCAATTAGATCCTAGAAAGGTTCTTCATGGATTGAGTTGA